One window from the genome of Actinomycetota bacterium encodes:
- a CDS encoding DUF1634 domain-containing protein, with amino-acid sequence MTAPEGTAAAHQPSGAKNDGFSMEVLVGYILLIGVLLSVALITIGVAWRWLATGQLGLEYSIAGMTLFRFVLADLQQIFSGAFRPRLFVNLGIATLMLTPYVRVFASMLYFAFVERNRKYTIFTGFVFTILTYSLFLR; translated from the coding sequence ATGACGGCACCAGAGGGGACGGCGGCGGCGCATCAACCGTCCGGCGCGAAGAACGACGGCTTTAGCATGGAAGTCCTGGTAGGGTACATTTTGCTGATCGGCGTGCTTCTGAGCGTGGCGCTGATCACAATCGGAGTGGCGTGGCGCTGGCTGGCGACGGGTCAACTCGGGCTTGAATACTCGATTGCGGGGATGACTCTGTTCAGGTTCGTGCTCGCGGACCTCCAGCAGATTTTCTCCGGCGCTTTTCGCCCGCGTCTCTTTGTCAATCTGGGAATTGCCACGCTGATGCTGACGCCCTACGTCCGTGTCTTTGCCTCAATGCTCTACTTTGCCTTCGTGGAGCGCAATCGCAAGTACACTATTTTCACGGGTTTTGTTTTCACCATCCTGACTTACAGCCTCTTCCTCCGGTAA
- the pgl gene encoding 6-phosphogluconolactonase: protein MSNITIYPDSEHFVDGSADFIAGLAARAVAERGRFVIALSGGGTPRPIYARLATAGYIDRIEWTKVHIFFGDERCVPPDDSRSNYRMAREALLDHVPLPPGNIHRIRGEDDPAQAALAYAQEVQRLFRTASAPAFDLICLGMGENGHTASLFPGTAALREQVQWVVPQYVEVMTTWRVTFTTVLINAARHVAFLAEGMGKADMLWRVHEGPYQPDVLPSQLIQPVNGQLHWLVDAAAGEKVQSV from the coding sequence ATGTCTAACATCACCATCTATCCTGACAGTGAGCACTTTGTGGACGGTTCGGCCGATTTCATTGCCGGACTTGCTGCCCGGGCTGTCGCCGAACGCGGCCGTTTTGTGATCGCACTCTCGGGCGGCGGCACCCCGCGTCCGATCTATGCCCGGCTGGCGACAGCAGGATATATAGATCGCATCGAGTGGACCAAGGTGCACATCTTTTTCGGCGACGAACGTTGTGTGCCGCCGGATGATTCACGCAGCAACTATCGCATGGCGCGTGAGGCGCTGCTCGATCACGTGCCGCTGCCGCCGGGCAACATCCATCGCATTCGTGGTGAAGATGATCCAGCACAAGCCGCGCTGGCTTACGCGCAAGAAGTGCAGCGCCTGTTTCGCACTGCTTCCGCGCCGGCCTTCGATCTCATCTGTCTGGGCATGGGCGAAAACGGGCATACGGCTTCGCTCTTTCCGGGCACGGCGGCTTTGCGCGAGCAAGTACAGTGGGTTGTGCCGCAGTACGTTGAAGTGATGACGACATGGCGCGTGACGTTCACGACCGTGTTGATCAACGCCGCGCGGCACGTTGCCTTCCTCGCTGAGGGCATGGGGAAAGCCGATATGCTGTGGCGCGTCCACGAAGGCCCCTATCAGCCCGATGTACTGCCCTCACAACTGATTCAACCGGTGAACGGCCAACTCCATTGGCTGGTGGATGCGGCTGCAGGGGAAAAAGTTCAATCGGTTTAA
- the rpiA gene encoding ribose-5-phosphate isomerase RpiA, producing MNQASASSDPEALLKAETATHAVEFVQPGMKVGLGTGSTAIFATRRIAELLQNGELREIIAFATSKVTWIEAVRLGIPMMTEDLPDDLDVTIDGADEVDPEMDLIKGGGGALLREKIVAQVSRREIIVVDETKQSPRLGTHWPVPIEVIHFGWRSQARYLESLGAKCTIRQNRDGTQFVTDSGNMILDCHFGPIADAPQLAGLLSTRAGIVEHGLFVGLATDLIVAGANGIRSSARHA from the coding sequence ATGAATCAAGCGTCTGCTTCATCCGATCCAGAAGCGCTACTCAAAGCAGAGACTGCGACCCACGCCGTGGAATTTGTGCAACCGGGGATGAAGGTCGGGTTGGGCACCGGCAGCACCGCTATCTTTGCCACACGCCGCATTGCCGAGCTGCTGCAAAACGGGGAACTGCGCGAAATCATTGCTTTTGCGACTTCGAAGGTCACCTGGATAGAGGCAGTCCGCCTCGGTATCCCAATGATGACCGAGGACTTGCCCGACGACCTCGACGTGACGATTGACGGCGCCGACGAGGTTGATCCGGAGATGGATTTGATCAAGGGCGGCGGTGGTGCTCTTCTGCGTGAGAAAATCGTTGCGCAGGTGAGCCGCCGCGAGATCATCGTCGTGGATGAAACCAAGCAGTCGCCGCGTCTGGGCACGCACTGGCCGGTACCAATCGAAGTGATTCATTTCGGCTGGCGCTCGCAAGCACGTTATCTTGAATCGCTCGGTGCCAAGTGCACCATCCGGCAGAATCGTGATGGCACACAATTCGTTACGGATTCCGGCAACATGATTCTAGACTGTCACTTCGGACCCATCGCCGATGCGCCGCAGCTCGCCGGTTTGCTGAGCACGCGCGCCGGCATCGTCGAGCACGGCTTATTCGTCGGTTTGGCAACCGACTTAATCGTCGCCGGAGCCAATGGAATTCGCTCCAGCGCCCGTCACGCGTAG
- a CDS encoding sulfite exporter TauE/SafE family protein, whose amino-acid sequence MSFELVFLVSIAAGLIGAMSGMGGGIVLIPALTLLGLDIKHAIAISIVSVVATSSGAASAYVRDRIINLKLGMFLEMFTIIGALVGATITVVVSAQGPLFFVFGLVLLASLATLFLQREDWTPVAHQDAFSGWLELEGSYDDQAMGQTVHYRGARAYFGGPLMFGAGLIAGLLGIGAGALKVLIIDLAMGLPPKVSTTTSDLIIGITALAGTSIYLAAGLIDPGLAAPVILGVVAGAFIGTRLLVRLTNQKVRRFFMVVLAILGVEMILRGVGVIP is encoded by the coding sequence ATGTCGTTTGAATTGGTTTTCCTCGTCTCCATCGCGGCGGGACTGATTGGCGCAATGAGTGGGATGGGTGGCGGGATCGTCCTGATCCCCGCCCTCACTCTGCTGGGCCTGGATATCAAACACGCTATCGCCATCAGCATCGTCTCAGTCGTTGCCACCTCGAGTGGTGCTGCCTCGGCGTACGTGCGTGACCGTATTATCAATCTCAAGCTCGGGATGTTTCTCGAGATGTTTACGATTATCGGCGCACTCGTCGGCGCGACGATTACGGTCGTAGTCTCCGCGCAGGGCCCGCTCTTTTTTGTTTTTGGACTCGTGCTGCTGGCGTCTTTGGCGACGCTTTTCTTGCAGCGCGAGGACTGGACGCCCGTCGCACACCAGGACGCGTTTTCCGGCTGGCTGGAATTGGAAGGGAGCTACGACGATCAAGCCATGGGGCAGACCGTCCACTACCGCGGGGCGCGCGCTTACTTTGGGGGGCCGCTGATGTTCGGCGCGGGATTGATCGCAGGACTCCTTGGTATCGGCGCGGGGGCGCTCAAGGTATTGATCATCGATCTGGCAATGGGGCTGCCGCCCAAAGTATCCACCACGACGAGCGACCTGATTATCGGCATCACCGCGCTTGCCGGCACGAGCATTTACCTCGCGGCGGGCTTGATTGATCCGGGGCTCGCCGCGCCCGTGATCCTGGGCGTCGTCGCGGGCGCATTCATAGGCACGCGGCTTCTCGTCCGGCTTACCAATCAGAAGGTGCGCCGTTTCTTTATGGTGGTGCTGGCGATCCTGGGCGTTGAAATGATCCTGCGCGGGGTCGGAGTCATACCATGA